ACCAGCCAGCGCAGGGCGAGGGTGGTGCTGCGGCCGGGCTTGACCTCGACCGGCACCTGGTAGGTCGCGCCACCGACGCGGCGGCTCTTGACCTCGATCGCCGGCTTGACGTTGTCGAGCGCGCGCTTGAGCGTGACGACCGGGTCGGTGCCGGTCTTGTCGCGGCAGCCCTCGAGGGCGCCATAGACGATGCGCTGGGCAAGCGAACGCTTCCCGCCGATGAGCACCTTGTTGACCAGCGAGGTGACGATGGGCGAGCCGTAGACCGGGTCGGAGATGACCGGGTGCTTCGCCGCCGGGCCCTTACGAGGCATTAGCTCTTCTCCCGCTTCGCGCCGTAGCGGCTGCGTGCCTGCTTGCGACCGCGGACACCCTGGGTGTCCAGCGAGCCGCGGATGATCTTGTAGCGAACGCCCGGCAGGTCCTTCACCCGGCCGCCGCGCACGAGCACGATCGAGTGCTCCTGCAGGTTGTGGCCGACGCCGGGGATGTAGGCGGTGACCTCGATCCCCGTGGTCAGCCGGACACGGGCGACCTTGCGCAGTGCGGAGTTCGGCTTCTTCGGCGTCGTCGTGTAGACGCGCGTGCAGACACCACGACGCTGCGGGCTGCCTTTCAGCGCCGGCGTCTTGGTCTTGCCGATCTTGTCCTGCCGACCCTTGCGGACCAGCTGAGAGATCGTGGGCACTCGCCGTACTCCTCGTTGCTCTGTGGGGTGTTGCTGCCTGGTCGTGCTTGTCCCGCGTTTCCCGACCCCCGGGGTCGGGCGTGTCGTGCTCCCCGTGCTCCGCCCGCACCGAAATCGGCGCTACGGTCTGCTCGGAGGTTCCGGCACCCTGCCCCGCGGGAGCGCTTACGCTCGCCGCCGGTCACGGTCGCGCCGGGTCTGACGCACGACATACATGCCCGACAGCCGTCAGGCACGAGAGACCACCGTAGCCGAGCCTGCTCCGACCGGTCAAAACCAGCCCCGCCCCGCCCCCCGCCCGCTGCTCGAAGTAGCACACGAAGTGGCGCTTGCTGCCCGGATTTGGCCCCACTTGTCCGATTCGGTGGGGACGTTGTGTGCTACTTCGGGCTAGGCGCGCTTGGAGGAGACGCGGAACTGTACGGCGATCCCGTGGCCGCGCGCCGTCACGCCCTTCCCGCCGCGCTTGGCGACGTAGCGGTAGCCATCCGCCGAGGTCACCGGCGCGCAGCGCGGGCAGAACGCGCGGACGTAGGGCTTGGTAGCAGCAAACGCCCGGGCGCAGCTGGCGGTGCTCTCGGTGTAGACGTCAGTGGCGGTCGTCTTCCACGTGCTGCCGTCGTGAGCGGTCACCGTCGCGGTGTAGGAGCCGATGCAGGCGGTGGCCGCCGGTCCGATGCCGGCATCAGCCAGCGGCGCCGAGGCGACGAGCGCAGCCGCCGCGACCGGCACGACCAGCGCGACGCGGCTGACGCGGGACCGGGCAGTGAGACCAGGCATGAGCTTCCCCTCGAAGGCGATCGGACCAGTCGGGCTCACCATGACCCATCTGGCCCGCCCGCCGCCTGTCCGAGCGCGTGAAGTTGTCAGCGATCCGACAGTCCGGCGGGGTCGGTCCGCTAGACCGAGACGCCGCCGGACCCGCCGCCGCCGGTGTGGTCGGTTGCGAGGCTGACCACACCGACGATGTCGAGCAGCAGGACGACCGCGCCGATCACGATGCCCGCGATGGCCAGCCCACGACCGCCTTCACCGCGCTCACGCGCCTGGCGCAGCCCGACGATGCCGAACACGATGCCGCCCACCGGACCGATGAAGGCCAGCAGGATCCCCACCAGTGAGCAGACGAGCGCGGCGATCGCGAACCCGTTGGTGTTGGTCGGCTGCGGATAGCCGTAGGGCTGCGGCTGCCAGCCTGGCGGAGCGGCGTACGGCGGTGGCGGTGGCGGCTGCCATGGCGCAGGCGGCGGCATCTGCCACGGGGGCGGCGCCTGCGGCTCCTCGCTCACCCCACCAGTGTGCCCGCAGTCGAAAGCCCCCCGGCGGTGTGCCGGGGGGCTTTCGAACAGGCCGACCTAGCGGTAGTCGCTGTATCCGGGACGCTGGCCGAAGCTGAAGTCCTCCAGCGGCACGGCCTCGCCGGAGCCTTGACCGAAGTCGTAGCCGGCGTCGTCGTACGGCATCATCGTGTAGACGGCGGCCTTGGCCTCCTCCGTCGGCTCCACCCGGACGTTGCGGTAGCGGTTGATGCCGGTACCCGCCGGGATGAGCTTTCCGATGATGACGTTCTCCTTGAGGCCCAGCAGCGAGTCCGAACGCGCGTGGATCGCCGCGTCGGTGAGCACCCGGGTGGTCTCCTGGAACGAGGCCGCCGACAGCCAGGACTCGGTGGCCAGCGAGGCCTTCGTGATGCCCATGAGGACCGGACGGCCGGCGGCGGGGGTACCGCCCTCGGCCACGACCCGCTGGTTCTCCTCCTCGAACTTCGGCCGCTCGGCGAGCTCGCCCGGAAGCAGCTCGGTGTCGCCCGACTCGAGAATGTTCACCCGCTTGAGCATCTGGCGAATGATGATCTCGATGTGCTTGTCGTGGATCGTCACGCCCTGCGAGCGGTAGACCTCCTGCACCTCCTTGACCAGGTGCAGCTGGACCGCGCGGGGGCCGAGGATGCGCAGCACCTCGTGCGGGTCGACGGCACCGGCGTGCAGCTGGTCGCCGACCTCGACGTGCTGACCCTCCTCGACGCGCCACTGACCACGCGCCCGCTCTGACTCGGTGGCGTACCAGCGCCAGGAGAGCATGCGCTTGGACAGCGGGTACTCCACCGGCTCGCCGCCGTCGTCGGGCGTGACCACGAACATCGCGGTCTTGTCGGTCTCCTGCACGCTGACCCGACCCGCCACCTCGCTGATCGGCGCGCGCCCCTTGGGCTGGCGCGCCTCGAACAGCTCGACGACACGGGGCAGGCCGTGGGTGATGTCCTCACCCGCGACACCGCCGGTGTGGAAGGTACGCATCGTCAGCTGCGTGCCGGGCTCACCGATCGACTGGGCCGCGATGATGCCGACCGCCTCGCCGACGTCGACCGTCTTGCCGGTGGCAAGCGAACGTCCGTAGCACAGGCCGCAGATGCCGACCTTCGAGTCGCACGTGAGCACGCTGCGCACCCGCACCTCGGTCACACCCTGGTCGACCAGCTCGCCGATCAGCACGTCACCGAGGTCGGCGCCCGCCTTCGCGAGCACCTTCTTGTCCACGACGACGTCCTCGGCGAGGGTCCGCGTGTAGACGCGGGTCTCGATGTTGTCGCGGTCGAGGGCGATGCCACCCTCGGTCTCGATGGCGATCGGTACGACGATGCCGCGCTCGGTGCCGCAGTCCTCCTCGCGGACGATGACGTCCTGGCTGACGTCGACCAGCCGGCGGGTCAGGTAGCCCGAGTCCGCCGTACGCAGCGCGGTGTCGGCCAGACCCTTGCGGGCGCCGTGGGTGGAGATGAAGTACTCCAGCACGGTCAGACCCTCGCGGAAGTTCGCCTTGATCGGCCGCGGGATGATCTCGCCCTTCGGGTTGGCCACCAGACCACGCATACCGGCGATCTGCTGCACCTGGAGCATGTTTCCTCGGGCACCCGAACCGACCATCATCTGGATCGGGTTGTCCTTCGGGAAGTTCTCCCGCATCTTCGTGGCGACCTCGGTCGTCGCACGGGTCCAGATCTCGATGAGCTCCTGACGACGCTCGTCGTCGGTGATCACACCGCGCTCGTACTGCTTCTGGACCTTCTCGGCCTGCTCCTCGTAGCGGCCGACGATCGCCTGCTTCTCAGGCGGCGTGACCACGTCGGAGATCGAGATCGTCACCCCGGCGCGGGTCGCCCAGTGGAAGCCGGCCTCCTTGAGCGCGTCGAGCGTGGCCGCCACCTGGACCTTCGGGTAGCGCTCCGCCAGGTCGTTCACGATCTCGCCGAGCTGCGCCTTGCGCACCTCGTGATCGATGAACGGGTAGTCCAGCGGGAGCGCCTCGTTGAACAGGCACCGGCCCAGCGTCGTCTCGAGCAGCACCGGCTGCCCGACCTCCCAGCCTTCCGGCGCGGTGAACGGCCGCTCGTCGGCGTCGACCCCGCGCTGGACGGCCGGCACACCGGCGTCGTCGCGTGAGGCGGGCAGGTCGTCGACGCGGATCTTGATCCGCGCCTGCAGGTTCAGCTCACCGGTGTCGTAGGCCATGATCGCCTCGGACACCGACCCGAACGTCCGGTCCTGGCCGCTCTGGTCCTCACGCATCATCGTGAGGTAGTAGAGGCCGAGCACCATGTCCTGCGTCGGCGAGGTGATCGGCCGGCCGTGCGCCGGCGACAGGATGTTGTTGCTCGACAGCATCAGGATCCGCGCCTCGGCCTGCGCCTCGGCGGACAGCGGCAGGTGCACCGCCATCTGGTCGCCGTCGAAGTCGGCGTTGAACGCGGTGCAGACCAGCGGGTGGATCTGGATGGCCTTGCCCTCGACCAGCTGCGGCTCGAAGGCCTGGATGCCGAGACGGTGCAGCGTCGGTGCCCGGTTGAGCAGCACCGGGTGCTCGGTGATGACCTCTTCCAGGACGTCCCACACCATCGAGTAGCGGGCGTTGGAGCCGGTTGCGCGCTCCACCATCCGCTTGGCGGACTTGATGTTCTGCGCGTGGTTGAGGTCGACCAGCCGCTTCATGACGAACGGCTTGAACAGCTCGAGCGCCATCTGCTTCGGCAGCCCGCACTGGTGCAGGCGCAACTGCGGGCCGACGACGATGACGGAACGGC
The Mycobacteriales bacterium DNA segment above includes these coding regions:
- the rpsG gene encoding 30S ribosomal protein S7, which gives rise to MPRKGPAAKHPVISDPVYGSPIVTSLVNKVLIGGKRSLAQRIVYGALEGCRDKTGTDPVVTLKRALDNVKPAIEVKSRRVGGATYQVPVEVKPGRSTTLALRWLVSYSRQRREKTMTERLMNELLDASNGLGASVKRREDTHKMAESNKAFAHYRW
- the rpsL gene encoding 30S ribosomal protein S12, whose product is MPTISQLVRKGRQDKIGKTKTPALKGSPQRRGVCTRVYTTTPKKPNSALRKVARVRLTTGIEVTAYIPGVGHNLQEHSIVLVRGGRVKDLPGVRYKIIRGSLDTQGVRGRKQARSRYGAKREKS
- a CDS encoding DUF4190 domain-containing protein; translated protein: MSEEPQAPPPWQMPPPAPWQPPPPPPYAAPPGWQPQPYGYPQPTNTNGFAIAALVCSLVGILLAFIGPVGGIVFGIVGLRQARERGEGGRGLAIAGIVIGAVVLLLDIVGVVSLATDHTGGGGSGGVSV
- a CDS encoding DNA-directed RNA polymerase subunit beta', with amino-acid sequence MLDVNFFDELRIGLATADDIRLWSHGEVKKPETINYRTLKPEKDGLFCEKIFGPTRDWECYCGKYKRVRFKGIICERCGVEVTRAKVRRERMGHIELAAPVTHIWYFKGVPSRLGYLLDLAPKDLEKIIYFAGYLVTEVDADARHRDLASIEAQFSVEKSRITDKMNSDIDARMKRQEADIAQLEAEGAKADARRKVRDSADREVKQIRNRAERSIDELDAVLDAFKGLAVKQLITDERVFRELRDRFAKGAKAEDGTWRVVPGTMGEYFEAGMGAESLKKLLETFDLDAEAESLRETIRTGKGQKKARALKRLKVVSAFLNTRNSPMGMVLDCVPVIPPDLRPMVQLDGGRFATSDLNDLYRRVINRNNRLKRLLDLGAPEIIVNNEKRMLQEAVDALFDNGRRGRPVTGPGNRPLKSLSDMLKGKQGRFRQNLLGKRVDYSGRSVIVVGPQLRLHQCGLPKQMALELFKPFVMKRLVDLNHAQNIKSAKRMVERATGSNARYSMVWDVLEEVITEHPVLLNRAPTLHRLGIQAFEPQLVEGKAIQIHPLVCTAFNADFDGDQMAVHLPLSAEAQAEARILMLSSNNILSPAHGRPITSPTQDMVLGLYYLTMMREDQSGQDRTFGSVSEAIMAYDTGELNLQARIKIRVDDLPASRDDAGVPAVQRGVDADERPFTAPEGWEVGQPVLLETTLGRCLFNEALPLDYPFIDHEVRKAQLGEIVNDLAERYPKVQVAATLDALKEAGFHWATRAGVTISISDVVTPPEKQAIVGRYEEQAEKVQKQYERGVITDDERRQELIEIWTRATTEVATKMRENFPKDNPIQMMVGSGARGNMLQVQQIAGMRGLVANPKGEIIPRPIKANFREGLTVLEYFISTHGARKGLADTALRTADSGYLTRRLVDVSQDVIVREEDCGTERGIVVPIAIETEGGIALDRDNIETRVYTRTLAEDVVVDKKVLAKAGADLGDVLIGELVDQGVTEVRVRSVLTCDSKVGICGLCYGRSLATGKTVDVGEAVGIIAAQSIGEPGTQLTMRTFHTGGVAGEDITHGLPRVVELFEARQPKGRAPISEVAGRVSVQETDKTAMFVVTPDDGGEPVEYPLSKRMLSWRWYATESERARGQWRVEEGQHVEVGDQLHAGAVDPHEVLRILGPRAVQLHLVKEVQEVYRSQGVTIHDKHIEIIIRQMLKRVNILESGDTELLPGELAERPKFEEENQRVVAEGGTPAAGRPVLMGITKASLATESWLSAASFQETTRVLTDAAIHARSDSLLGLKENVIIGKLIPAGTGINRYRNVRVEPTEEAKAAVYTMMPYDDAGYDFGQGSGEAVPLEDFSFGQRPGYSDYR